A window of [Chlorobium] sp. 445 genomic DNA:
TGTAGAGACGTTTCTTATCATGAAATTGCTCGGTATTCAACTCGGTTTTAGCGAGATCTTGGCACTGGAATCTGCACTATCATTTGTACGTTCTATGTTTGTCATTTTACCTGCGGGCATTGGCATTCAAGATTACGGCTATGTACGTTTTTCTTGATGGCTTTGGTGTCGTAGAGTCCATGGAAATGGGCACAGCGTTTGTCCTTATCAAACGCACCAAAGAAGTTTTTTGGATTATCTTCGGCTACATTTTACTTGCATTTGCCGATTTGAAGCCAAAAGAAGTTCTTGCTCAATCGCTCAAACCTTAACCAAAACATGAAGGCATGAGTAGAAAAAAAATCCTTTTTATTTGCGGCTCAAACAACCAAACCACGCAAATGCATAAAGTCGCGCAGCACCTTAGCGAGTACGACTGCTGGTTTACACCGTACTACTGCGATGGCTTACATGAGGTACTGCGCAAAATGAAACTTGCCGAACCTACGATCGCAGGCTTTAAGCACGTCGAGCGCTGCATGAACTATCTTAAAGCCCATGATTTACAGATTGACTATCAAGGCAAAAAGAATGACTACGACCTTGTCGTTACCTCATCAGATCTCTTGGTTCAAAAAAACATCATGCACAAAAAGATGGTGCTGGTGCAAGAAGGTATGACCGACCCCGAAAACTTTTTCTATCATCTCGTCAAACTCTTTCCGTTCTTGCCACGCTGGATTGCAAGCACCTCTACAACTGGACTAAGCGATGCTTACGATTACTTCTGTGTTGCCTCCGAAGGCTACCGCGATCTCTTCATTCGCAAGGGTGTCAAGCCTGAAAAGATTCGTGTTACAGGCATTCCTAACTTTGACAACTGCAAGCAGTTCTACAACAATAACTTCCCTTACAAAAACTTCGTGCTGGTCTGCACCAGTGACTCACGTGAGACCTTGAAGTATGAAAATCGCCGTAAGATTATTGAGAACGCCGTCAGAATTGCAAACGGGCGCCAGCTCATTTTCAAACTTCACCCTAATGAAAATCATGAGCGTGCTAGACGCGAAATCAACAAATATGCACCGCATGCTTTGGTCTATACTTCGGGCAGTGCCGAAGAGATGATTGCCAACTGCGATGTGCTCATCACGCGTTTTTCTTCAACGGTCTATGTTGGGCTTGCGCTCGGCAAAGAAGTGTATTCTGAGTTCGATATTAATGAGCTTCGACGCATGATGCCGATTCAAAATGGTGGTAGCTCTGCCAAAAATATCGCTGATGTCTGCCGAGAACTCTTGGAGGATAGCTCGCCTTACCACAAAGCGCGTCCGAAACGCTGGTTCAATCCTGAATATGCGCCTCAGCTCTTGATGAGTCTTTTTACCTTCACTAAAGGCATCTCTTGAGTTGCCTTGTGATTGATGAGCGCACCTTGCTAGGTCGGAATCGAAAAGATGTAGTCTGCATGCATCAATCGTTGCAGCGTTTTTCTTTCTGTTGCCAGATCACACCACCAACGTTTGCAATAACGCTGAACACATGAAACTTCTTGTTGTCGTGCAAGCACGTACAGGCTCGAGTCGATTACCAAATAAAATTTTCTTGCCACTTGCTGGCAAACCGCTCTTACAACGCCAACTCGAGCGCATTCAGGCAGCTTGCACCCCCTTTGAACTTATCGTAGCGACAACGATAGACCCAAGTGATGATGCTGTCCGCAAGCTCTGCAACGACATCAATGTCAAATGCTTCTCTGGTCATCCAACGGATTTGCTCGATCGGCACTATCAAGCTGCACTGCAAGAAAAAGCCGACGCTGTGGTCAAGATTCCATCAGATTGTCCACTCATTGATCCGCATGTCATTGACCGTGTCTTAGGTGCATTTCTGCACCATTACGAGCACATTGATTATGTCAGCAATTTGCATCCACCCACTTACCCTGACGGCAACGATGTGGAAGTTATGCCTATACACGTTTTAGAAATAGCTTGGCGCGAAGCGACAAAGAACTACGAACGCGAACACACCACACCCTTTATCTGGGAACAGCCCGAACGCTTTCGCCTGATGAATGTTGTTTGGGAGAGCGGACTGGATTACTCTAAATCGCACCGCTTTACAATTGACTATCCAGAAGATTACGAGTTTATCAAAGTCGTCTATGATGAACTTTGGACAGCGCATCGCCCTATTTTTTTACTTGCCGATATTCTTCAACTGCTTGAAGCTAAGCCTGAACTTCTGAGCCTCAATCAAAAGTATGCAGGAGTGAATTGGTATCGGCTTCACATTGGTGAGCTTAAAACCATTAGCGCAAAAGACACAAGGCAGATTTGAACTTTAGGTTGATATAATTCGTTCGACTTTCTTACTTTTGAAAAATTTAATTCATGCAAAAAGTACAGCGCGAAGTCGTCAGAGAATACGGTGAAGCCTATCACGCTTTTGGTCTTAATCGTGTGATGGGCCATATTGTTGGGCTTTTGATTTCCTCCGAAGAGCCTCTTTCCCTTGATGAAATTTGCAGCAAACTTGGACGCAGCAAGGGTCCCATAAGCCAAATCATGCGTCGGCTCCTTGAACGCAATCTGGTTCGCAAAGTGCTCATGCACGAAAACTCCCGCAAAGATTACTACGAAATTCACCCGAACGCTTTTGAAAATGCATTTCGCAACCACGCCGAGCGCATTCGCAACAATATCAGAATCGCAAAGCGGCTTAAATCTGCGCTTGCAGAATCTGGGGCATCCATGCCTCTGCTGAGCCAGCGCTTGAATGAGATGGAAGATTTCTTTACGCTGATGGATAAGTTTCATGAAGAGTTTCTTGCAGCGTGGAATGCTTCGCAAGAGCGCAAGACTCAATCAACGAAGTAAAACCGCCACGCCAAGCTGCAAACTGGCTCTGTAGCTTGAGTGTAACATGCCATAGATTCAGACTAAGTTATTGATGTGCTTGTATCGTTTTTGTAAAATGCAGTAAAAAGTTACATTCCTGAAAGACACTTTTCCTGAAATAAGGGTTCGTTAAACCTTCATTGCTATGAGGCGCTTTCAAGACTTGGGCTACCTTTTGAGCCTTATTCCTGTCAGTCTCACGCTTGCAGGTAATCTGCTTGGCGGATATTGGGCGCTCTCTAATGCTTTCTTCACGCTGGTTGGACTTGGCATCACAGATTGGTTTTCAAAGAAAGAAAAAATCAGCCTGAGCCGCATTCTCCTCTCTTTGCCGATACCCTACTGCTGATTCATGTTGTAACACACACCGTTGCTATCGCTAGTCTGCTGCACGGCATTGCCAGTGGTTTACTTGTAGGCAAGTTTGTGTGGTTTGCTGCACTCTCGACAGGCATCAATTCCGGTGTGTCGGGCATCATTGTTGCCCACGAACTTATTCACCGCAAGTCAAAAGTGTGGCAAGCCTTAGGCATTTGGAATTTGCTGCTAGTAAATTACGCACACTTCTACATTGAGCATATCAAAGCCCATCATCGCTATGCTGCCACACTCAAAGACGCTGCTACCGCACGCTACGGTGAAAGCGTTTATGGTTTTATTTGGCGCACGATTCCAGCACAGTTTCGCAGTGCCTTGCATCTTGAAGCCGAACGCTTGATAAAAAAAGGTCGTTCCCCCTTTGGCTTGAGCAATTTTGTTGTTGCCTCTGCTTTGGCACAGCTTATTATCGTGCTGGGCGTGTTTAGCTATTTGGGGCTTTGGGCAGGACTTGCCTACTTGCTACAAGCGCTTATCGCCGTTCTACTGCTTGAAATTACTAACTATGCACAGCACTATGGACTTCTCCGCTCCGAAACAGAGCGCATCTCTGCAGAACATTCTTGGAACACTGACAACGCCTCATCACGCTTTTTCCTTTTAGAACTTCCTCGCCACAGCGATCACCACTATTATGCCTCACGCCCTTATCAGGAACTTTTGAGTTACCCCGAAAGCCCAACTTTGCCTACAGGATACTTAGGTCTTTTGCCCGTTGTGCTCATTCCGCCACTATGGTTTAAGATGACGCACCCGATTTTAGCAGCGCGTAGCAAAGTTTCGCCAATGTCTTAGCTGCTTTAGAGTATGGTGACCAAGTGCGTTTGTTTCGGTAAAACTTTTGCTGAACTCAAAGCTGTGATGCAGCAGCGAAACTTACGCACCTTTGAGCAACTCAAGTCTGAGGTAGCGTTCGGGGAAAATTGTCAGCTATGCGTGGCGTATATCCATAAGATGATTGAAACTGGTCAGACGGCGTTTCAGGTCAAAGCTATAGAATAGGCAAGCATATAAATACCCTACGCCTGTCAGAGCGCTTTTAAGCACATTTGAACTGCGGGTATCTTTTGTATCCTCAGTTCGTTTTTAGTGTATATTTTAACTTAACACAAACTCGCTGCAACCATGAAACCCCAATTTTCTCTCTTGCTTTGGCTTGTCTTTGCGCTCACTCATGCTGCGCTTCATGCACAAGAAGTCGTCGACGAGCGCGCCGATATGCCTAAAACCCCTATCCTACGTATTGAGACAGGGATGCACACCGCGCCTATAAAACGAATTAGCACGGATGCCGCACAGCAAGTTCTTGTCAGTGCAAGTTTAGATAAAACTGTTCGCGTGTGGGATTTGAAGACCCAGCGTTTGCTGCGTGTGCTTCGCCCTCCAATTGGGTTAGAGAATGATGGTACGATTTACGCTGTGGCTATCTCGCCCGATGGCAAAACCGTAGTCTGCGGCGGCTGGACTGGCTATGACTGGGATCGTAAGAATTATATCTACGTCTTTGACCAAGTTTCAGGAAGATTGCTTCGGCGCTTGCCAAGTCCAGGCGGGGTGATCAATCACTTAGTATTTTCTCCAGATGGCAAATACTTAGCTGCAACGATAGGTGGCGGCTTTGGCTTGGTGGTCTACAGTACTGCAGACTATTCAGTCGTTGCTAAAGACACCGACTACGATGGTGGCAGTTATAGTGCTGATTTTGGTCCTTCAGGTATTCTTTTAACCACTTGTGAAGACGGTTATCTTCGACTTTATGACAATCAGTTTAAGCTCGTAGCGAAGCATCAAACGCAATGCGGCAAGGATCCTGTTCATGTCGCTTTTTCGACGGATGGGGCATACATTGCCATCGGATTTAACGATGCTCCCCGTCTAGAAGTGTTTGATTTAAACTCAAAGCAACTTGTTAAACTCGGTAAGGAGAACGATGACTTCATCTTGAGTGCAGTTGCTTGGTCAGTCTCAGGCAATACCCTCTATGCTGCTGGGACACTTGAAAATGATAAAGATCAAAAACTTATTCGGGTCTGGCAGTTAGATCGTCCCTCTGTTTATAGAGATTGGCTGACACCGGCGACGAATTTGATCACACAACTTTTGCCCCGAAAAGAGGGCGGCATCATTTTTGCGTGTGCTAATCCCGGTTATGGCGCGCTGGATGGCTCAGGTCGCCAAGTTTTCTACAAAGCGGGTCTACAGTGCGATTTTCGCGCTATGTCCGAAAACTTTCGTGTCTCTGAAACGGGCTCTATTATAGATTTTAGGTACAGCTATTTGAGTCAAAACATGGGGTCCTTCTTTGTTGAAGAGCGCGTGCTCGATGACTATGATCCTAAGGCTGAAGGCATGTATGAACCCCAGACCAAGGGCTTGCCACTTACTCGGGAATCTATCTATGAACTTAAGCTCGGGAAGCAGCTGATTAAACTCAAGGACTTTGAAAGACCGCTTAGTGTTGCCATTGCTTTTGACAAGCAATCATTTCTGCTGGGTTGTGATTTCAGTTTGCGCCGCTATGATGCGGCAGGTAAAGAAATTTGGGAAAAATCCCTAACTACCCCAGCTTGGGCTGTGAATATCACTCCTGATAAGAACTTAGCGGTCGCTGCTTTGGGCGATGGCACCATTCGCTGGTTTCGCTACGACGATGGACAAGAACTCCTCGCATTTTTCCCTACCAACGATGGCAAGCGCTGGGTTAGTTGGACACCCGAAGGCTATTATGATGCCTCACCGGGGGGTGAAAATCTCATCGGCTGGCATCTCAATCAAGGGAAAAGCAAGGAATCGCTGTTTTTTTCTGTCAGCCGATTTCGCAATAAGTTTTACCGCCCCGATGTCATCGCCAAAGTTCTGCCGATGCTCGATGTGGAAAATGCGCTGCTTGCTGCCGATGAAGAGCGCGGACTTAGCAAAAGTGCCTCTAAACAAGCAAGAAAGACCTTCCAGTTGAAGGAGGTCTTACCGCCTGTTGTCTCGATTCTTTCACCTGAGAATGGTACCGTCGTCTCATCGCCTCAAGTGCTCCTGCGCTACACCATTGAAACCCCTTCTGGTGAGCCCGTAACTGCTGTAAAAATTTTGGTCGATGGTCGCCCTGTTGCCAGTACTCGTGGCTTGAAGAAAAGTCTTGCAGCTGGGATCAGTGAAGAACAAGCAACGGTCATGATTCCCGAGCGTGATTGCGAAATTTCTATCATGGCTGAAAATAAGTCGGCTGTCAGCGACCCTGCAAGTGTGCGTATCGTGTGGAAGGGCACCGCTCCTGCACAAGATGAATTTATCATCAAGCCAAAATTGTATGCCTTAGTGATTGGTATCAGCAAGTACAAAGATTCGGATTTGCAACTCGGTCTGGCAGCAAAAGACGCCCGTGACTTTGCTCAAAACTTGCTCAGTCAAAAAGGCGGGTTGTATCAAGACGTGGTCATCAAGCTTTTGACCGACCAGCAAGCTACCAAAGACGATGTACTGGACGGCTTAGAGTGGTTGCAAGCACAGGTAACTAGTAAAGATATTGGTATGCTCTTCTTTGCAGGGCATGGGATTAACGACAACGCTGGCACATTCTATCTACTGCCTGTCAATGCTGAACTTGAAAAGCTCAAACGCACATGCTTGGAGTTCAGTCAGGTTAAGACTACAATTGCTTCACTTGCTGGCAAAGCGGTTATCTTTTTAGATGCCTGCCACAGTGGAAATGCTATGGGTGGAACACAGCGCCGCAGTGCGGTTGCCGATATCACCGCTGCAGTCAATGAACTGGGTAGTGCCGAAAACGGTGCGGTTGTCTTCTCTTCTTCAACTGGGCGACAATACTCGCTCGAGGATGCCGCTTGGGGCAACGGCGCCTTTGCGAAGGCTTTGTTGGAAGGACTGAGTGGGAGGGCGGATTTGATGGGAAAAGGCAGAATCACCGTCAACATGCTTGATGCGTTTATCTCAGAGCGAGTCAAAGAACTCACCAAAGGCAGGCAGACCCCGACCACCGTCAGACCGCCGAATGTACCCGATTTTCCAATCGCACTTAAGTTGAAAAAGTAGTCTGGGGCAATTAACGCACGAACTTGTAGCCCGATGTATGCACCGTGAGCAAATGCTTCGGCTGAGCGGCATCGGGCTCTAACTTTTTGCGCAAACTCAAAATGTAGTTATCGACCGTGCGCGTGTTAGGCACTGGCGTTTTATAGCCCCATACTTCTCTTAGGAGTTCTTCACGCGAGATCACCTTGCCTTCGTTTTCTGCAAGAAACTTTAAGATTTCAAACTCTTTAGCAGACAGTTTGATGTCTTTATTGCCCTTTTTTGCCTGCTGCTTACGGAAGTCAATGACCACATCGGCAAAGTAGATTTGCTCAATTAATTTTTGATGCGTTTTTTCATCATCAGCTTGCACGGATTGACTGCGGCGCAAAATGGCTTCTATACGCGCTTTAAGTTCGTGAATGCTAAAGGGCTTTGTTACATAATCATCTGCTCCTAATTTGAAACAGACAACTTTATCGAATTCATCAGATTTGCTGGTCAGCATCACGATTGGGGTTGCTACACCTGCGCGGCGTAAGTCGCGGCAAATATCCTCTCCATTTTTGTTTGGCAGCATCAAGTCGAGAATGATGAGGTCAAAGTCTTTGACTTTTGCAAGTTCAAAACCGAACTCACCATCTGCAGCTGTTTCCACATGATAAAACTCTTTTTCGAGAGCAATTTTTAAGCCACGTTGAATTGTAGGGTCGTCCTCAATGATAAGCAAGCGTTTCATTGGTGCATCTCTGCAAGTTACAAGACTGCGCCTTACAGGCTGCTCAGTATCACTGTGAATTGAAGTACAAGTTAATTGAATTGATACGATTGGAATATCGTGTCTCATGCCTTAAGAATTGTCTAAGTGCGCTCCTGCCCAAGAGTTTCTTACCTAGCTCTGCTGCGTATCCTTGATGTTTTGCAATCTAAACAGCGCTTACCGTTTCTGCTTCAGGGTGAAATTTTTTCAAGATTTGCATCACGGTCTCAATGGCTTTCTTAGGCGTGTCTTTGTAGTCTTTTGGAAATGTGATGTCGAGCTTAAGCCGCTTTTCGTTCTTAAAGGTCGGCGAATAGTCTTTGAGCGCACCGGAGTTGATGGCATCGAGCACGGCGCCAAAAATTTTGCCTTCATAGAACGCTCTGTCCTCGCCTTCGGGGAAGGTTAGCACGCATTTTTTCTCCATCACTTCTATGCGTGAAATGCCAAGTGCGGTTGCGGCAAGTCTGAGGCGTGTTACCAGCAAAAGATTTTCGCACTCTTCTGGCATCTTGCCGAAACGATCTTGCAGTTCAGCTGCAAACTGTGCCAGACCTTCTTGGTTTGTCAGTTTTGTCAGGCGTTCGTAGAGCGCAAAGCGCTCCGAGGCGGACTCAACATAATAGTCTGGGATGAGCGCATTGAAGTAGAATGTAACCTCAGTGGGTTTGTCAGGCTTAGATTTTTGTGCCTCAGCTTCTTTGAAAATGTTTTGAAACTCTGTGGACTTCAATTCTGCCACGGCTTCTTCCAAAATTTTTTGGTAGAGATCAAAGCCCAGTTCGTAGATGTAGCCTGATTGCTCTGCCCCTAAGAGATTGCCTGCGCCACGAATGTCCAAATCGCGCATGGCGACATTGAAGCCAGAACCCAGTTCGGTGAATTCCTCAATCGTAGCCAAGCGTTGCAGCGCTTCTTGTGTGAGCGTGGATGCTGGTGGTGTGAGCAGGTAGCAATAGGCTTTGCGGTCGCTACGCCCAACGCGCCCGCGCAGTTGATAGAGGTCAGCTAGCCCAAGCATATCGGCGCGATTGATGATAATTGTATTGACATTTGAAATATCAAGCCCCGATTCTACAATGGTGGTGCAAATCAAAATATCGACTTCTCGGTCGAGAAAATCCATCATGATTTCTTCAAGTTCTTTGCTTGGCAATTGTGCGTGTGCAATTCGGATACGTGCTTTTGGGAAAAGACCTTTGAGCAGATCAAAAATCTGAGCAATCGAGTCGATGCGGTTATGAAGGAAAAAGACCTGACCGCCGCGCGCCAGTTCTCGCCCAATCGCTTGCCGAATAAGTTCAGGATCAAATTCATGCACGATGGTCTCAATCGGTTGACGATTTTTTGGCGGTGTGGAAATGATAGAAAGATCGCGCGCGCCCATCATTGAAAATTGCAGTGTGCGCGGAATAGGCGTGGCTGTCAGCGTTAGTGTATCGACGGTTGGGAAATCCTCACGCAATTTTTCTTTTATTGCCACGCCAAAATGCTGCTCTTCATCAATAATCAATAAACCCAAATCTTTGAACTTCACATCTTTCGAGACCAAACGATGCGTGCCGATTACAATATCGACTTCACCGTTTTGAATCTGCTCCACAATGCGTTTCTGCTCCGACTTCGGCACAAAGCGGCTTAGGACCTCAATGCGCACAGGAAAATTCTGAAAGCGTTGCCTGAAGGTTCGCAGGTGTTGATGCGCAAGAATGGTTGTCGGTACCAGCACAGCGACTTGTTTGCCGCCCTCAGTGGCTTTGAATGCCGCACGCATGGCTACTTCCGTCTTGCCAAATCCTGCATCACCGCAGATGAGCCTGTCCATCGGCGCAGGCGACTGCATATCTTGCTTGATGGCTTCAATTGCGCTCAGCTGGTCAGGGGTTTCTTCGAAGATAAATGCCGCTTCAAATTCTCGCATCCAGACCGTATCGGCAGGCGCCGCAAAGCCTTGTGTCATTTTGCGTTTGGCGTAGAGTTCAATAAGGTTACGCGCAATATCTTTCAGACGCTTCTTGACGCGCTCTTTTTGCTGTTGCCATTTATCGCTGCCCAAGCGAGAGAGCTTGGTGTGTGCACCTTCGCCAGCAGAATACTTCGAGAGTAGATGCAAATTTTGCAGATTGACATAGAGCTTATCGCCTCTGTCATACTCGATGAGCACACACTCTTGCCACGCCCCTGCTACTTTAATTTTTTCAAGACCCATAAAGCGTCCGATACCATGTTCTTCGTGCACGATGTAGTCACCGACTTTGAGCGCACGTAAATCTCTCAGCGAAATTTGTCGCCGTCGTCTTCGGCGTCGCCGTCGGTGTGCATGCAGTTTGCCAAAAATGTCTGATTCTGTGTAGAGTGATAAGCTCTGGCAAGAAAAGCCCTCGTAGAAATTAAGCGAGAGGGTCTGCAATGTGAGTGCATCGCCGCTCTCACCTGCAGGCTCTGCCGTGAGAAATTCTGCTATGTCGTTTAGCTCTTTTTGCGACTGTGTGGCTATAACGCTTCGTGCACCACGCGCTACATCTTTTTTGAGCGATTCAGCAAAGAGTTGGAAGTTGGAGTCAAAACGCGTTTGTGGCGTAGCGTCAAAATGCACATCGCCTTTTGTCAGTTCCAGCAGTTGCACCTGTGCAAATGACATGAGTTTCTTCTCAATTTCTTGACGCGAAAAGTAGTCGCTGTCACTCACGCCGAACTCCTCATCACTGAAGACAGCTGTAATGACAAGACTTTCGGCAGGTAAATACGCCAGCAGTGATGCCGATGCCTCCGATGAGCCAATCATGTTTGCCACCAGCTCGAAGTCACTCTCCTCTGCATTTGAGAGTTGTGTATTGACTTCAAAGGTGCGAATGGATTCAATCTCATCGCCAAAAAATTCAATTCTTACAGGCTTCAACGCCCCAAAAGAGAACACATCAATAATTGAGCCACGTACAGCATAATCGCCCTCTTCTTCGACAAACTCTTTTCGCTCAAAGCCATTGTTTTGCAGAAAGGCCTGTAGCGTGTCGTAGCCAATCGTTTCTCCGCGTCTGAGGTGCATGCGCCGTTCAATCGCAGTTTCTTGGGCAAGCACTTTTCGGCACAGTTCTGACGGGCTTGTCAAGATTATTTTCTTTTCGCCTGCAAGCAATGCGGAAAGCGTCAGCGAAGGCTCTCTCTCAAAATCCATGATGCTGGCTTCGCCCAAGAGTATGTGCAAGTCGTTTTCGTAAAGCTCAAGCCGTTCATCTTTTGCCACGATGAGCATTGGCGCAGATGTGCTTCTGAAAAGTTCAGCAAGCAAAAGAGAGCCGAGCGAACCACATAAACCTGAAAGTGCAACTTTTCGCTTTGATTGTGCATGCGAGAGCACCGTTTGAACTTTTATGCGAAGGTCAAGGGTTTCTATGAGTGATGCCAGCGAAATTTTTTCAAGGTATATCCGACTGAATAAACTTTGCGATGGCGACAAGTTTTGCATCTCTAAAGCGTTCAGTTATATTGTTTTTATGTCTTCAAACCGAAAAAGTGAAAGGAAAATTCAAATGAAAAAGTTAGCGCTTATTGCACTGCTGCTGGCTGCTTTTGCCGCACCCGCTTTTGCACAAGATGGCAAAAATGCCTCAAAGTCAAAGAGTTCTTGCTCCAGCACGGAACACTGCTGCCCTGCAATCCAAGAGTCAAAAGTTACAGATACGCCAAGGAAATCTGACACCAAGACCGCCAAGAAGAAGACTGCACCGACTCGAGTTGCTTCAAGCTCTGCGGCTTGAGTTCAGTGCTGCAGCGTCTCTTTGCATGTCAAGATGCTTTGCTTTCTGACTGCATTCTTACAGCCCAAAGGGGCAAGCCTACAAGCCCAAAGGGGCAAGTAAAGTTTTTACCTAACGCTTAGCAGTTGTTGTTATGCAAACCAAGAATCCTCCGATTACGCGCACGAAACTCTCTTTTCTTGAGCGCTTATACTTGCCTGAAATTTTCAAGGGCATGGCTTATACATTTGCGCAGATGTTTCGTCCGAAATTCACCATGCCATATCCTGAAGTCAAATGGAAGCCGCCAGCAGTTTTTCGTGGTCGTCCCGTCTTAGTTGAGCGCGAGGACAAGACTGGTGAGCGTTGTGTGGCATGTGGGCTCTGTGCACGTGTCTGTCCGCCGCTTGCTATTTCTATGCAAGCTAATGAAACCGACCTTCCCCAAGAGCGGCATCCGATTACCTTTGAAATTAATATGCTGCGCTGCATTTACTGCGGCTACTGCGAAGAAGTTTGTCCCGAAGAAGCTATCGTGATGAGTGATGAATACGACATTACGTATCACTCGCGCGAAAATGCGATTATGGATAAGCAAAAGTTGCTGGTGCCGATGGAAAAGGTTAAAGCTCGCTTAGAGTTTTTGCGCCAGTACAAAAATTCTGTGCGCCGTTTCGAAGACCAAGTCGTGGGCGAAGACGCGCAAAAGTAGTCAGACTCTTTGCCCATCAAGTCGTAACAATCAAGTCTAACTTCAAAAACCAATTTTCTTAGGTATGAATATCCACGAGCATCAAGCGAAAGATATTCTGCGACGCTACAATGTGCCGGTACCCAAAAGCATTGTTGCATTTACAGCAGAAGAAGCACGCGATGCGGCAGAGCGGCTCTTTGCAGAACAAGGCGGTGGTGTAGTTGTCGTCAAGGCGCAAATTCATGCGGGCGGGCGCGGCAAAGCAGGGGGCGTTAAGGTGGCTAGAAGTGTGGAAGAAGCCTACGAGATTGCGCGCAAAATGCTGGGAATGAAACTCGTTACACATCAAACTGGTCCAAGCGGCAAACAAGTGCACCGTTTGCTCATCGAGCAAGGTGTCAATATCGAAAAGGAATTTTACTTAGGCATTACGCTTGATCGTGCAGTTTCGAAAAATGTGCTGATGGTCTCTACCGAGGGCGGCGTGGATATTGAGAGCGTAGCAGAACATTCGCCTGAAAAAATCTTCAAGCAGCATCTTCACCCGTTGCTTGGTCTTCAGGCTTATCAAGCACGTGAGGCTGCACTTTTCTTAGGTCTGCAAGGTGAGCAGTTCAAAAATGCCGTGCAGTTTATTCTCGCACTCTCTCATGCCTACCAGCAAATCGATGCCTCCCTTGCTGAAATCAATCCACTTGTCGTAACAAAAGAAGGTGCCGTCTTGGCACTTGACGCTAAAATCAATCTTGATGACAATGCGCTGTTCCGCCACAAAGAGTTTCTTGAGATGCGTGATATTACTGAAGAAGACCCGCTTGAAGTCGAAGCTTCTGCCTCTAACCTTAATTACGTCAAACTCGATGGCAATGTCGGCTGTATGGTGAATGGCGCAGGTCTTGCCATGGCAACGATGGACATCATTCAACTTGCTGGAGGCAAGCCTGCAAATTTTCTGGATGTCGGTGGCAGTGCCAGTGCAAAGACTGTTGAAGCAGGTTTCAAAATTATTCTCTCAGACCCCAGTGTGAAAGCGATTTTGGTCAATATCTTTGGTGGTATTGTCCGCTGCGATCGTGTTGCTGCCGGCATCATTGAAGCAGCAAAGAATCTGGCGATTAAACTCCCGGTTATTGTACGTTTAGAAGGCACCAATGCCGACCTTGCCAAATCTATGCTGGATGACTCCGGTCTAAACCTCATTCCTGCCGATGATTTCAAAAGCGCAGCAGAAAAGGTTACGACCGCCTTACAGACTGTTTCATA
This region includes:
- a CDS encoding NADH-quinone oxidoreductase subunit I, which codes for MQTKNPPITRTKLSFLERLYLPEIFKGMAYTFAQMFRPKFTMPYPEVKWKPPAVFRGRPVLVEREDKTGERCVACGLCARVCPPLAISMQANETDLPQERHPITFEINMLRCIYCGYCEEVCPEEAIVMSDEYDITYHSRENAIMDKQKLLVPMEKVKARLEFLRQYKNSVRRFEDQVVGEDAQK
- a CDS encoding ADP-forming succinate--CoA ligase subunit beta, which codes for MNIHEHQAKDILRRYNVPVPKSIVAFTAEEARDAAERLFAEQGGGVVVVKAQIHAGGRGKAGGVKVARSVEEAYEIARKMLGMKLVTHQTGPSGKQVHRLLIEQGVNIEKEFYLGITLDRAVSKNVLMVSTEGGVDIESVAEHSPEKIFKQHLHPLLGLQAYQAREAALFLGLQGEQFKNAVQFILALSHAYQQIDASLAEINPLVVTKEGAVLALDAKINLDDNALFRHKEFLEMRDITEEDPLEVEASASNLNYVKLDGNVGCMVNGAGLAMATMDIIQLAGGKPANFLDVGGSASAKTVEAGFKIILSDPSVKAILVNIFGGIVRCDRVAAGIIEAAKNLAIKLPVIVRLEGTNADLAKSMLDDSGLNLIPADDFKSAAEKVTTALQTVS